One stretch of Miscanthus floridulus cultivar M001 chromosome 18, ASM1932011v1, whole genome shotgun sequence DNA includes these proteins:
- the LOC136519984 gene encoding uncharacterized protein, whose product MEMPTTLVIREEPRPAAAGGQQGEASVAALRELLELKDGRIQASAFFFAWGGSVVLHGTVLNRADNPEHVLAGYGLFAIGAALGFLTLSGSDRLGRAAARAEEVLKGFFQ is encoded by the coding sequence ATGGAGATGCCGACGACGCTTGTGATCCGCGAAGAACCCCGCCCCGCCGCTGCTGGGGGCCAGCAGGGGGAGGCCTCAGTCGCGGCCCTGCGGGAGCTGCTCGAGCTTAAGGACGGCCGCATCCAGGCTTCGGCCTTCTTCTTCGCCTGGGGAGGCTCCGTGGTGCTCCACGGGACCGTGCTCAACCGTGCGGATAATCCGGAGCATGTCCTGGCTGGATACGGCCTGTTCGCCATAGGCGCGGCCCTTGGGTTCCTCACGCTCAGCGGCTCTGACCGCCTCGGGCGCGCTGCGGCTCGCGCCGAGGAAGTGCTCAAGGGATTCTTCCAGTAG